From a region of the Arachis ipaensis cultivar K30076 chromosome B09, Araip1.1, whole genome shotgun sequence genome:
- the LOC107619504 gene encoding beta-galactosidase 15 produces the protein MDSTKRFFSIALFLFLLSFSFFVSTDSIHVSHDGRAIKIDGKRRILISGSIHYPRSTPEMWPDLINKAKEGGLDAIETYVFWNAHEPSRRSYDFSGNKDLIRFLKTIQEAGLYSVLRIGPYVCAEWNYGGIPVWVHNLPGVEIRTANSVYMNEMQNFTTLIVDMVKKEKLFASQGGPIIIAQIENEYGNVMADYGDAGKAYINWCANMAESLHIGVPWIMCQQPDAPQPMINTCNGWYCHDFEPNNPNSPKMWTENWVGWFKNWGGKDPRRTAEDVAYSVARFFQTGGTFQNYYMYHGGTNFDRTAGGPYIATSYDYDAPLDEYGNKAQPKWGHLKELHRVLKSMEESLTNGNVSQINFGNSITATVYASKKSSSCFLTNANTTTDATVSFRGRTYAVPAWSVSLLPDCQNEEYNTAKVNVQTSVMVKVSNKAEDEPMSLKWTWRAENVDHALLAKVNASESAHELIDQKDAANDASDYLWYITRLHLDQDDPVWSDDMSLRINGSGHVIHAFVNGQHIGSHWATYGIHHDKFETKLKLQPGKNTISLLSVTVGLQNYGGNFDKWHAGLVGPIELISKKGDETIIKDISEHKWLYKVGLHGWDHKFFSSDSHFASPSKWESQSLPTNRMLTWYKTTFKAPLGTDPVVVDLQGMGKGYAWVNGNNIGRIWPSYLAGEDGCSDDPCDYRGQYDDSKCVYNCGKPSQRWYHVPRSFFVENGENTLVLFEEIGGNPSLVNFQTVTVGSACGNAQEHKTLELSCQGRPISAVKFTSFGDPQGICGSFSKGTCESHNDALPVVQNACVGKETCSIDVSENTFGATTCGDVPKRLAVEVLC, from the exons ATGGACTCAACAAAGAGATTCTTCTCTATAGCGTTGTTCTTGTTCCTTCTTAGCTTCTCCTTTTTTGTTTCCACTGACTCGATCCATGTGTCTCATGATGGAAGAGCCATCAAAATCGATGGAAAACGTAGGATTTTGATATCTGGATCAATCCACTATCCTAGAAGTACACCTGAG ATGTGGCCGGATTTGATTAATAAAGCTAAAGAAGGAGGGTTAGATGCAATTGAAACGTATGTGTTTTGGAATGCGCATGAACCAAGTCGTAGATCATATGATTTCAGTGGCAACAAGGATCTTATTAGATTCCTCAAGACTATTCAAGAAGCTGGACTCTATTCTGTTCTTCGCATTGGTCCATATGTTTGTGCTGAATGGAATTACGGTGGGATTCCTGTGTGGGTTCATAATCTCCCCGGTGTTGAGATTCGAACTGCAAATTCTGTTTATATGAATGAGATGCAAAACTTCACTACCCTCATCGTTGACATGGTCAAGAAAGAGAAACTCTTTGCTTCTCAAGGTGGCCCCATCATTATAGCCCAG ATTGAAAACGAATATGGGAATGTCATGGCGGATTATGGAGATGCCGGAAAAGCTTACATCAATTGGTGTGCAAATATGGCTGAGTCTTTGCACATTGGGGTTCCATGGATCATGTGCCAACAACCTGATGCTCCTCAACCAATG atcaaTACTTGCAACGGTTGGTATTGTCATGATTTCGAACCCAACAATCCTAACAGTCCAAAGATGTGGACTGAAAATTGGGTAGGCTG GTTCAAGAACTGGGGTGGCAAAGACCCTCGTAGAACTGCTGAAGATGTTGCCTATTCGGTGGCTAGGTTTTTCCAGACTGGAGGCACATTTCAAAATTATTACATG TATCATGGTGGGACTAATTTTGATAGAACCGCTGGTGGACCATACATTGCCACTTCATACGATTATGATGCTCCTCTTGATGAATATG GAAACAAAGCTCAACCAAAATGGGGTCACCTCAAAGAACTCCACAGAGTTTTGAAGTCCATGGAAGAGAGTCTTACAAACGGGAACGTTTCCCAAATTAATTTTGGCAACTCTATCACG GCCACTGTGTATGCCTCAAAGAAATCATCAAGTTGCTTCTTGACCAATGCCAACACTACCACTGATGCTACTGTTTCATTTAGAGGAAGAACTTATGCAGTTCCAGCATGGTCTGTGAGCCTTCTACCTGATTGTCAAAATGAAGAGTATAACACAGCCAAG gTGAATGTGCAAACCTCTGTGATGGTTAAAGTAAGCAACAAAGCTGAAGATGAGCCGATGTCTTTGAAATGGACATGGAGGGCTGAGAACGTTGACCATGCTCTTCTTGCTAAAGTCAACGCCTCTGAGTCAGCACACGAACTCATTGACCAGAAAGATGCTGCTAATGATGCTAGTGACTATCTTTGGTACATTACAAGGCTCCACCTTGATCAGGATGATCCTGTTTGGAGTGATGATATGTCCCTCAGAATCAATGGCAGTGGCCATGTTATCCATGCATTCGTCAATGGACAACATATTG GGTCTCATTGGGCCACTTATGGAATTCACCATGACAAGTTTGAGACAAAGCTAAAGTTGCAGCCTGGAAAGAACACTATCAGCTTGCTTAGTGTCACTGTTGGACTTCAGAACTATGGTGGTAACTTTGACAAATGGCATGCTGGACTTGTTGGACCAATTGAGTTGATTAGTAAAAAGGGTGATGAGACCATAATCAAGGATATCTCTGAACACAAATGGTTGTACAAGGTTGGATTGCATGGTTGGGATCACAAATTCTTCAGTAGTGACTCACACTTCGCTTCCCCTTCCAAATGGGAATCTCAAAGTCTTCCCACTAACAGAATGTTGACTTGGTACAAG acaACGTTCAAGGCTCCTCTGGGGACAGACCCTGTTGTGGTGGACCTGCAAGGTATGGGCAAAGGCTACGCTTGGGTTAACGGCAATAACATCGGCCGCATCTGGCCGAGTTACTTGGCCGGCGAAGATGGTTGCAGCGATGACCCATGCGATTATCGCGGCCAATATGATGACTCAAAATGTGTTTACAATTGTGGAAAGCCCTCTCAAAGATG GTACCATGTTCCACGGTCATTCTTTGTTGAAAACGGAGAGAACACATTGGTTCTGTTTGAGGAGATTGGTGGAAATCCATCACTTGTGAATTTCCAAACAGTGACTGTTGGAAGTGCATGCGGAAATGCACAAGAGCACAAGACATTGGAGCTCTCATGCCAAGGTAGACCAATCTCTGCCGTCAAATTCACAAGCTTCGGCGATCCACAAGGTATCTGTGGATCATTCTCCAAGGGAACTTGTGAATCCCACAATGATGCTCTCCCCGTTGTTCAAAAT GCATGTGTTGGCAAAGAAACATGTTCAATTGATGTTTCAGAGAACACATTTGGTGCAACAACTTGTGGAGATGTTCCTAAGAGGCTTGCAGTGGAGGTCCTCTGTTAG